The following proteins are encoded in a genomic region of Leifsonia psychrotolerans:
- a CDS encoding lysophospholipid acyltransferase family protein, protein MSKRAREPIYTTAIVAGRVLFGLLRVKPRVVNAANLPDAGGAVLAITHFGYLDFALCEWMMWKHNRRRIRFMAKQSAFDGAVVGALLRGMKHIPVDMSHGAEAYAAAVAALRSGEVLGVFPEGGVNTSFTVRELKTGSVRMAAEAGVPIIPIAIWGGHRLLTKNRRPTLCEAFGAPIDFAVGEPIAIAPDADPRAETSRLHSTLQGLMDDLQTSYPIDGSGAWWQPKHLGGSAPTPQEAAVAEAERRRRREEAAGTV, encoded by the coding sequence ATGAGCAAACGGGCACGTGAACCGATCTACACGACAGCCATCGTCGCCGGTCGTGTCCTTTTCGGACTCCTCCGGGTGAAGCCTCGGGTCGTCAACGCCGCGAACCTTCCGGATGCCGGTGGAGCGGTGCTCGCAATCACGCATTTCGGCTACCTTGATTTCGCGCTCTGCGAGTGGATGATGTGGAAGCATAACCGCCGCCGCATCCGCTTCATGGCGAAGCAGAGTGCGTTCGACGGCGCGGTCGTTGGTGCTCTGTTGCGGGGGATGAAGCACATTCCCGTCGATATGAGTCACGGCGCGGAGGCGTACGCGGCCGCCGTCGCCGCACTGCGTTCCGGTGAAGTGTTGGGCGTCTTTCCGGAGGGCGGGGTGAATACGTCGTTCACCGTGCGCGAGCTCAAGACCGGTAGCGTTCGGATGGCAGCCGAGGCCGGCGTTCCGATCATCCCGATCGCCATTTGGGGCGGCCATCGGCTGCTCACCAAAAACCGACGGCCCACGCTTTGCGAGGCGTTCGGGGCACCCATCGACTTCGCCGTCGGTGAACCGATCGCAATCGCGCCCGACGCCGATCCTCGGGCGGAAACGTCGCGGCTGCACTCCACCTTGCAGGGCCTGATGGACGACCTCCAAACCAGCTATCCGATCGACGGATCCGGGGCCTGGTGGCAGCCGAAGCATCTCGGCGGCAGCGCGCCGACTCCGCAGGAGGCCGCGGTTGCCGAGGCCGAGCGCCGGCGACGTCGCGAGGAAGCCGCCGGCACGGTTTAG
- a CDS encoding flavin reductase family protein: MPALPASNPPTEPVDLAAFKHSFRRHAAGVAAITTLADDGTPVGFTATSLASLSAVPPLATFNMARSASTWPAIASNDRVIIHMLGVRNQAVAELLAGPHAARFVGDHWHPGPYGLPVLNDVTSWMVCRIVERVSVHNNAVVVVHIEGGGMGDDDDALLYHERNYRTPGLIEPR; the protein is encoded by the coding sequence ATGCCCGCACTACCCGCGTCGAACCCTCCGACAGAACCGGTCGATCTGGCGGCGTTTAAACATTCGTTCCGACGACATGCGGCTGGAGTTGCAGCGATCACAACTCTCGCTGACGACGGCACTCCGGTCGGCTTCACAGCCACCTCGCTCGCCTCACTCTCAGCGGTTCCGCCGCTCGCCACGTTCAACATGGCACGCTCAGCGAGTACCTGGCCGGCTATCGCCTCGAACGACCGCGTCATCATTCATATGCTCGGCGTACGCAATCAAGCCGTCGCAGAATTGCTCGCCGGCCCGCACGCGGCACGCTTCGTGGGCGACCACTGGCATCCGGGCCCGTACGGCCTGCCGGTGCTGAACGATGTGACGTCGTGGATGGTCTGTCGCATCGTCGAGCGCGTCTCTGTGCACAACAACGCGGTTGTTGTCGTGCATATCGAGGGCGGTGGAATGGGTGACGACGACGACGCCTTGCTCTATCACGAGCGCAACTATCGCACGCCGGGTCTGATCGAACCGCGCTAA
- the hisD gene encoding histidinol dehydrogenase, whose product MIQTIDLRGRTLSPAELLAAVPRSLTDVSAAMDVAAELIEDVRARGGAALYDQAERLDRVRPDHIRVPASHLTEALAQLTPEVRSAIDETIRRVRRASEAQVPPLRTTTIADGARITQRWQPIDRVGLYVPGGKAVYPSSVVMNVVPAQVAGVAHIALASPPQSHFGGRVHPTILAVAALLGVDEVYAMGGAGAVGAFAYGVADLGLDPVQLVTGPGNVYVAAAKRLVRGQTGIDAEAGPTDILVIADSGANPEFVAADLVSQAEHDELAAAVLVTDSVALAQNVEARLRELAASTTHSERVTAALSGPQSALVLVDDLAAAAAFSNAFGPEHLEIQTGDTDAVLANIRNAGAIFVGPHSPVSLGDYSAGSNHVLPTGGQSRFSSGLGAYTFLRPQQVVHYDKNALREVAGNIAALSDAEALPAHGDAVRARFAGE is encoded by the coding sequence ATGATCCAGACGATTGACCTTCGCGGTCGCACCCTCAGCCCGGCCGAACTCCTCGCTGCAGTCCCACGCTCGCTCACCGACGTTTCGGCGGCCATGGATGTCGCAGCCGAATTGATCGAGGACGTCCGCGCGCGCGGGGGCGCGGCACTCTACGACCAGGCCGAGCGCCTCGATCGTGTGCGCCCCGACCACATCAGAGTTCCCGCCTCACATCTTACGGAGGCGTTGGCCCAACTCACCCCTGAGGTTCGCTCGGCCATTGACGAGACCATTCGGCGCGTGCGCCGGGCCAGCGAAGCGCAGGTTCCACCGCTTCGCACAACGACGATCGCCGACGGTGCCCGAATCACCCAGCGTTGGCAGCCGATCGACCGGGTCGGGCTCTACGTTCCCGGCGGCAAGGCCGTCTACCCGTCAAGCGTCGTGATGAACGTCGTTCCCGCGCAGGTCGCCGGGGTCGCACACATTGCCTTGGCCTCACCGCCGCAGAGCCACTTCGGTGGGCGCGTGCACCCCACAATTCTGGCCGTCGCAGCGCTCCTGGGAGTCGACGAGGTCTACGCCATGGGTGGCGCCGGCGCTGTCGGGGCATTTGCCTACGGGGTCGCCGACCTGGGGCTCGACCCGGTGCAGCTGGTGACAGGCCCCGGCAATGTCTATGTGGCGGCGGCGAAGCGTCTGGTGCGCGGTCAGACCGGCATCGACGCAGAGGCCGGCCCCACTGACATCCTCGTCATCGCCGACTCGGGAGCGAATCCCGAATTTGTCGCGGCCGATCTGGTGAGCCAGGCTGAACACGATGAGTTGGCCGCCGCCGTACTCGTGACCGACTCGGTGGCACTCGCCCAGAACGTCGAGGCCCGATTGCGTGAATTGGCCGCCTCGACGACGCACTCCGAGCGCGTCACGGCCGCTCTGTCTGGCCCCCAGTCGGCCCTCGTGCTCGTCGACGACTTGGCGGCCGCGGCAGCGTTCAGCAACGCGTTCGGGCCGGAACACCTCGAGATTCAGACCGGCGATACGGATGCCGTACTCGCGAACATCCGCAATGCCGGCGCGATCTTCGTCGGGCCGCACTCGCCAGTGAGCCTGGGCGACTACTCGGCCGGGTCGAATCACGTGCTGCCGACCGGCGGCCAATCACGATTCTCGTCGGGGCTCGGCGCCTACACGTTCCTGCGTCCGCAGCAGGTCGTGCACTACGACAAGAACGCTCTGCGCGAGGTCGCCGGCAATATCGCCGCGCTGTCAGACGCCGAAGCATTGCCGGCCCACGGCGACGCGGTGCGCGCGAGGTTCGCGGGGGAGTAG
- the nrdR gene encoding transcriptional regulator NrdR, giving the protein MFCPFCRHPDSRVIDSRTSDDGLSIRRRRQCPECGRRFSTTETASLNIIKRSGAVEPFSREKIVSGVRKACQGRPVTDSDLAVLAQKVEETIRQTGASQIDANDIGLAILPPLRELDTVAYLRFASVYQAFESLDDFESAISQLRADSAER; this is encoded by the coding sequence ATGTTCTGCCCGTTCTGCCGCCACCCGGACTCCCGAGTCATCGACTCACGTACCAGCGACGACGGTCTTTCGATCCGCCGCCGCCGTCAATGCCCGGAGTGCGGACGGCGCTTTTCGACAACCGAGACCGCGAGTTTGAACATCATCAAGCGCAGCGGTGCCGTCGAACCGTTCAGCCGCGAGAAGATCGTCTCGGGCGTGCGCAAGGCCTGCCAGGGCCGTCCGGTGACCGACTCTGACCTGGCCGTTCTGGCGCAGAAGGTCGAAGAGACGATTCGGCAGACGGGTGCATCGCAGATCGACGCGAACGACATCGGGCTGGCGATTCTGCCGCCGCTGCGCGAGCTCGACACGGTCGCCTACCTGCGCTTTGCCAGCGTCTACCAAGCCTTCGAATCTCTCGACGACTTCGAGAGCGCCATCAGTCAATTGCGTGCCGACAGCGCAGAGCGGTAA
- a CDS encoding quinone-dependent dihydroorotate dehydrogenase → MYRLFFSLVLSKLDPERAHHLAFTVIRALPTLGFGRLVHRFTRPRTDQSVETLGLRFESPFGVAAGFDKDGEAVIGLGQLGFGHVEVGTLTAVPQPGNPTPRLFRLIADRAVINRMGFNNGGAAAATGRLERVRSIAGRPVLGINIGKSRVVDVENATADYLVSTRALAPLADYLVVNVSSPNTPGLRGLQELDRLAPLLGSVKTAAGTTPLLVKIAPDLSDEEVTRIAELVVDLGLDGIIATNTTLSRANLTTDAAIVEAAGAGGLSGAPLHARSLAVLRLIRASVPADLCVISVGGVETAEHVAERLAAGATLVQGYTAFLYRGPLWAREINRGLDRLSRD, encoded by the coding sequence ATGTATCGACTCTTCTTCTCGCTCGTGCTCAGCAAACTTGATCCCGAGCGTGCACACCACCTCGCCTTCACGGTCATTCGGGCACTGCCCACACTGGGCTTCGGGCGTCTGGTCCACCGGTTCACCCGCCCGCGCACCGATCAGAGCGTGGAGACGTTGGGCCTGCGATTCGAGTCGCCCTTTGGTGTGGCCGCCGGCTTCGACAAAGACGGCGAAGCCGTCATCGGGCTGGGCCAGCTCGGATTCGGGCACGTCGAAGTCGGAACTCTCACCGCCGTTCCGCAGCCGGGCAACCCCACGCCGCGTCTGTTTCGCCTGATCGCAGACCGAGCGGTCATCAACCGGATGGGCTTCAACAACGGCGGAGCCGCGGCAGCGACCGGTCGGCTGGAGCGCGTGCGTTCGATCGCGGGGCGCCCGGTTCTCGGCATCAATATCGGCAAGAGCCGCGTCGTCGATGTCGAGAATGCCACGGCCGACTACCTGGTGAGCACGCGAGCCCTGGCTCCCCTCGCGGACTACCTCGTCGTCAACGTCAGTTCGCCGAACACCCCGGGACTCCGGGGGCTGCAGGAACTCGACCGTCTCGCCCCGCTGCTGGGCAGCGTCAAAACTGCGGCGGGCACCACGCCGCTCCTGGTGAAGATCGCCCCCGACCTCTCCGATGAGGAGGTGACGCGTATCGCCGAGCTCGTCGTCGACCTGGGCCTGGACGGCATCATCGCCACCAACACCACGTTGTCTCGTGCCAATCTGACGACGGATGCCGCGATCGTCGAGGCAGCGGGCGCCGGCGGTCTCTCAGGCGCGCCGCTCCACGCGCGTTCGCTGGCGGTCTTGCGCCTCATCCGAGCCTCGGTTCCCGCCGATCTGTGCGTGATTTCGGTCGGGGGTGTCGAGACGGCCGAGCACGTCGCGGAACGCCTCGCGGCGGGTGCCACGCTGGTGCAGGGCTACACGGCATTTCTGTACCGCGGCCCCCTGTGGGCTCGCGAAATCAATCGCGGGCTCGATCGTCTATCGCGCGACTGA
- a CDS encoding App1 family protein, translating into MPPSPADRSNATSPTNLIHRAARIEDSFHEVRGRLARRRGHLPTVIPYAGYGTTQWVRILCRVLLAKPLKHKPYESARRFRRRAERREAGIRGWRSFTSVPLRDVTVTIDINGVIHRVHADRGGVVDTVVQIELSPGRHTARLHTDSSVTVEAPVFVVAPIVTNGIISDVDDTVMVTTLPRPLLAAWNTFVLDEHARVPTPGMSVLLDRLAVKNVGAPIIYLSTGAWNVAPTLTRFLSRNLYPAGTLLLTDWGPTHDRWFRSGRDHKSANLRRLAGEFPEIRWILIGDDGQHDEAIYAEFQREFPGSVAAVAIRQLSPGQAVLAGGRSKDTAQGTPDAPWFYGPDGSSLADQFAAHGLL; encoded by the coding sequence GTGCCACCATCCCCCGCCGATCGCTCGAATGCGACGTCTCCGACGAACCTGATTCATCGAGCCGCACGCATCGAGGACAGCTTTCATGAGGTGCGCGGCCGTCTCGCTCGTCGCCGTGGCCATCTTCCGACGGTGATCCCCTACGCCGGCTACGGCACGACACAGTGGGTGCGCATCCTCTGTCGCGTTCTACTCGCCAAGCCGCTGAAGCACAAGCCATATGAATCGGCTCGCAGGTTTCGTCGGCGTGCGGAACGCCGCGAGGCGGGCATCCGAGGCTGGCGCAGCTTCACGAGCGTGCCACTGCGCGACGTCACAGTCACCATCGACATCAATGGTGTCATTCATCGTGTGCACGCCGACCGTGGTGGCGTCGTCGACACCGTGGTGCAGATCGAGCTGTCCCCCGGACGCCACACCGCCCGACTGCATACCGACTCCTCGGTGACGGTCGAGGCTCCGGTGTTCGTCGTCGCACCGATCGTGACCAACGGCATCATTTCTGATGTCGACGACACGGTGATGGTGACGACTCTGCCTCGGCCGTTGCTCGCGGCGTGGAACACCTTTGTCCTCGACGAGCATGCCCGCGTTCCCACCCCCGGGATGTCGGTGCTGTTGGACCGCCTCGCGGTCAAAAACGTCGGGGCCCCCATCATTTACCTCTCAACCGGGGCCTGGAACGTCGCTCCGACCCTCACCCGGTTTCTCTCGCGCAACCTGTATCCGGCAGGAACCCTTCTGCTCACCGACTGGGGCCCCACTCACGACCGCTGGTTCCGCAGCGGACGGGACCACAAAAGCGCCAACCTCCGGCGCTTGGCGGGCGAGTTTCCCGAGATTCGATGGATTCTGATCGGCGACGACGGTCAGCACGACGAGGCTATCTATGCCGAGTTCCAGCGCGAGTTTCCCGGCAGCGTGGCCGCTGTGGCTATTCGGCAGCTGTCGCCCGGCCAGGCCGTACTCGCCGGTGGCCGGTCAAAAGATACCGCGCAGGGAACACCGGATGCGCCATGGTTTTACGGGCCGGACGGATCAAGCCTGGCCGACCAGTTCGCCGCACACGGCCTGCTCTAG
- a CDS encoding TetR/AcrR family transcriptional regulator translates to MAFSEIFSMDAETQDLQIRVEPIQQRSAARLSALLDAAAEIVDEVGFDRITTAMVAERAGASIGTVYRYYPDRVAVLNALRARAEERFRQRVVLELDISEPETWWDAVDCAVSAVIDLYRSEPGFRIVRFVDREQSTRADDGGDFFARRLATVLSEEFGLPGGPELIFRLEVAVEMADGIIARAFYDNPKGDERYLDECRRILHDYLVSHYGPSARVPSRDSESYLSQLVE, encoded by the coding sequence GTGGCATTTAGTGAAATCTTCAGCATGGATGCTGAGACCCAAGATCTCCAAATCCGCGTTGAACCCATTCAACAGCGCAGTGCTGCCCGACTCTCCGCACTTCTTGATGCGGCAGCGGAAATCGTCGACGAGGTCGGTTTCGACCGAATCACGACGGCCATGGTCGCCGAGCGGGCCGGGGCGTCGATCGGGACCGTCTATCGGTATTACCCCGATCGGGTCGCGGTGCTGAACGCGTTGCGCGCCCGTGCCGAGGAACGTTTCCGGCAGCGCGTCGTTCTCGAGCTCGACATCAGCGAGCCGGAGACCTGGTGGGACGCCGTCGATTGCGCTGTTTCGGCAGTCATCGACCTGTACCGTTCCGAGCCGGGTTTTCGGATCGTGCGTTTCGTTGACCGCGAGCAGAGCACGCGCGCAGACGACGGCGGCGACTTCTTTGCCCGGCGTCTGGCGACGGTTCTGAGCGAGGAGTTCGGCCTTCCGGGGGGACCCGAGTTGATCTTCCGTCTCGAAGTGGCGGTTGAAATGGCTGACGGCATCATCGCCCGGGCCTTCTACGACAACCCGAAGGGTGACGAGCGCTACCTCGACGAGTGTCGACGGATCCTGCACGACTACCTGGTGAGTCACTACGGTCCGAGCGCGCGTGTGCCGAGCCGCGATAGCGAGAGCTACCTTTCGCAGCTCGTGGAGTAG
- a CDS encoding ABC transporter ATP-binding protein, which yields MIEFCAVSKQFPDGTRAVENFSLVLPTQKTTVLVGSSGSGKTTLLRMINRMVDPTSGRVEIDGVDIATRQPVKLRRGIGYVMQNSGLLPHRTVLDNVATVPLLRGVPKKKARADALAMLDTVGLDRSLANRYPSQLSGGQQQRVGVARGLAVDPNILLMDEPFGAVDPIVRSELQQELIRLQRELDKTVVFVTHDIEEAFLLGDQVVILEKGGMIAQVGSPAEILANPASDFVATFVGADRGKRALHAETSHGGTVLVDTHGRLAGVLVETPPERASGEEPR from the coding sequence ATGATCGAATTTTGCGCGGTATCCAAGCAGTTCCCCGACGGCACCCGGGCGGTTGAGAACTTCAGCCTCGTGTTGCCCACCCAAAAGACGACGGTGCTGGTCGGTTCCTCGGGCTCCGGAAAGACCACCCTGCTGCGCATGATCAACCGGATGGTCGACCCCACCAGCGGGCGGGTCGAGATCGACGGCGTCGATATCGCGACCCGGCAACCGGTGAAGCTGCGCCGCGGGATTGGCTACGTCATGCAGAACTCGGGCCTGCTTCCACACCGCACTGTGCTCGACAACGTGGCCACCGTGCCACTTTTGCGGGGGGTGCCGAAGAAGAAGGCTCGGGCGGATGCACTCGCGATGCTCGACACGGTGGGCCTCGATCGTTCCCTGGCGAATCGCTACCCCAGCCAACTCTCCGGCGGTCAACAGCAACGTGTGGGTGTTGCTCGCGGGCTCGCCGTCGACCCCAACATTCTGCTCATGGACGAGCCGTTCGGAGCCGTCGACCCGATTGTGCGATCCGAGCTTCAACAGGAGCTGATCCGCCTGCAGCGCGAGCTCGACAAGACCGTCGTCTTCGTGACCCATGACATTGAGGAAGCCTTTTTGCTCGGCGATCAGGTGGTGATCCTCGAAAAGGGGGGAATGATCGCTCAAGTTGGTTCCCCGGCGGAGATTCTTGCGAATCCCGCCTCCGACTTCGTCGCGACTTTCGTGGGTGCCGACCGCGGAAAACGAGCGCTGCATGCTGAAACAAGCCACGGTGGCACCGTTCTCGTTGACACGCACGGTCGGCTCGCCGGGGTGCTCGTTGAAACTCCGCCGGAGCGTGCCTCCGGCGAGGAGCCGCGGTGA
- a CDS encoding ABC transporter permease subunit: MTWVLENLGYIGALTLEHLVQCVPAIVFSFVLALPLGWLANRYRPTRGLILTAGGLLYAIPSFPLFIVLPLIIGVEVRSPINLIVALTIFGVALMLRVVADGLASVDADVRQSAAAVGFSGWSAFWRVELPLAGPVLLAGLRVVAVSTVSLATVGAIIGVQNLGSLFTDGFQRSIQSEIIAGIVITVVIALVLDGLLVAAGRVLMPWSHAVTRRADANA; this comes from the coding sequence GTGACCTGGGTTCTGGAGAACCTGGGGTATATCGGGGCGTTGACCCTGGAACACCTGGTGCAGTGCGTTCCGGCGATCGTGTTCAGCTTCGTGTTGGCGCTTCCGTTGGGGTGGCTCGCGAATCGTTATCGACCGACGCGCGGCTTGATCCTCACCGCCGGTGGTCTTCTCTATGCCATTCCCTCGTTTCCGCTGTTCATTGTGTTGCCGCTCATCATCGGGGTCGAAGTGCGCTCTCCGATCAACTTGATCGTGGCGCTGACCATCTTCGGCGTCGCACTGATGCTGCGCGTTGTGGCGGACGGCCTGGCCTCGGTCGACGCTGATGTGCGCCAATCCGCTGCGGCCGTCGGCTTTTCGGGGTGGAGTGCATTCTGGCGCGTCGAGCTCCCGCTGGCGGGCCCGGTGCTTCTAGCCGGCCTGCGGGTCGTAGCGGTCAGCACCGTGAGCCTGGCCACGGTCGGCGCGATCATCGGTGTGCAGAATCTCGGCAGCTTGTTCACCGATGGCTTTCAGCGCAGCATTCAATCTGAGATCATCGCGGGAATCGTGATCACTGTCGTCATCGCCCTCGTGCTCGATGGGCTTCTCGTTGCTGCGGGACGTGTGCTGATGCCCTGGTCGCATGCGGTCACCCGGCGCGCGGATGCGAACGCATGA
- a CDS encoding ABC transporter permease — protein sequence MNYLLEAVQWILDPAHYSGFNAIPVRVVQHLEFTAFTLVFASIIAIPIGYLIGHTGRGRSLAVLMSGGLRAIPTLGLLTLVALWVGIGVGAPYVALTILAIPPLLAGAYAGFEAIDRRTIDAARAVGMSEWQIVRSVEVPLGLPLLIGGLRSACLQVVATATLAAYVADVGLGRIIFTGQSANDYPVMLAGSILVILLALLLEGVFALVQRLVVPRGVIRGRAATVRTRSIRPRSMMGLPIDEGKINVSNI from the coding sequence ATGAACTACCTGCTTGAAGCGGTGCAGTGGATCCTCGACCCCGCACACTACAGCGGGTTCAACGCCATCCCGGTGCGGGTGGTGCAGCACCTGGAGTTCACGGCGTTCACCCTGGTTTTCGCGTCGATCATCGCCATTCCGATTGGCTATCTGATCGGCCACACCGGCCGGGGGCGGTCCCTCGCCGTGCTGATGTCGGGCGGGCTGCGAGCGATCCCCACGCTCGGCCTCCTCACGCTGGTGGCGCTCTGGGTCGGGATCGGCGTCGGCGCCCCGTACGTGGCCCTGACCATTCTGGCGATACCGCCACTGTTGGCAGGCGCCTATGCCGGGTTCGAAGCGATCGATCGGCGCACGATCGATGCAGCACGGGCCGTCGGAATGTCGGAGTGGCAGATCGTGCGTTCGGTCGAAGTTCCGCTGGGACTTCCCCTGTTGATCGGGGGCCTGCGTTCGGCCTGCCTGCAGGTCGTCGCAACGGCGACCTTGGCCGCCTATGTGGCGGATGTCGGACTCGGCCGGATCATCTTCACCGGACAGTCCGCCAACGACTACCCGGTCATGCTGGCCGGATCGATTCTGGTGATCCTGCTCGCGCTGCTCCTCGAGGGCGTGTTCGCACTTGTGCAGAGACTTGTTGTTCCACGCGGCGTCATCCGGGGCCGTGCCGCAACAGTTCGAACGAGGTCAATCCGGCCTCGCTCGATGATGGGGTTGCCCATCGATGAAGGGAAAATCAATGTTTCGAACATATAA
- a CDS encoding ABC transporter substrate-binding protein, with translation MFRTYKGRLALISVVAVGAAVALSGCSTGSPLSSGSSGTSSGDTLVVGSQDYYSNEIVAEIYAQALEAKGFTVQRDFRIGQREVYLPEIEQGKIDVFPEYTGDLLQALDPKAVSGSTDEVYAALQKAIPSNLRALDQAGASDGNTWTVTKAFADSYNLTDIASLTNVTEPIQVGGNSELATRPYGTTALEEKYGVKIAGFIPVEDGGGPLTVKALEDNQIQLTNIYTASPAWASGKLVALTDPDHLFFPSNVVPIVSKKVDDTAATVLNDISAKLSEKELVSLNDQSVNEQKSAAVLATAWLKHNGLG, from the coding sequence ATGTTTCGAACATATAAGGGCCGGCTCGCGCTCATCAGCGTGGTCGCGGTCGGGGCGGCTGTCGCCCTCTCAGGGTGCTCAACTGGTAGTCCTCTGAGCAGCGGATCCTCCGGTACGAGTTCAGGCGACACACTCGTCGTGGGGTCGCAGGACTACTACTCCAACGAGATCGTCGCGGAGATTTATGCGCAGGCGCTCGAAGCCAAGGGCTTCACCGTGCAGCGTGATTTCAGAATCGGCCAGCGCGAGGTCTACCTGCCCGAGATCGAACAGGGCAAGATCGATGTCTTCCCCGAGTACACCGGAGACCTTCTGCAGGCGCTTGACCCGAAGGCCGTGAGTGGCTCCACCGATGAGGTCTACGCCGCACTGCAGAAGGCGATTCCCAGCAACCTGCGGGCTCTCGATCAGGCCGGGGCCAGCGACGGAAACACGTGGACGGTGACGAAGGCCTTCGCTGACAGCTACAACCTCACCGATATCGCCTCGTTGACCAACGTGACGGAGCCGATCCAGGTTGGTGGCAACTCCGAATTGGCCACCCGGCCCTACGGCACCACGGCGCTGGAAGAAAAATATGGCGTCAAGATCGCCGGTTTCATCCCCGTCGAAGACGGTGGTGGCCCCCTCACGGTGAAGGCGCTGGAAGACAATCAGATTCAACTCACCAACATTTACACCGCCAGCCCGGCCTGGGCCTCAGGCAAACTCGTCGCATTGACCGACCCTGATCACCTGTTCTTCCCCTCGAATGTCGTGCCAATTGTGTCCAAGAAGGTCGACGACACGGCGGCGACCGTGCTCAACGACATCAGCGCCAAGCTTTCCGAGAAGGAATTGGTGAGCCTGAACGACCAGAGCGTCAACGAACAGAAGTCTGCAGCAGTTCTGGCGACGGCTTGGTTGAAGCACAACGGGCTCGGCTAA
- a CDS encoding M48 family metalloprotease encodes MLLAAWILALLAVALAAPVPILLSRASWPSRSPALALVLWQAIALAGGLSMIGAMLTWGLIPFGQTLTSALTALSTSILQETLPPGVNFIHVFALCGAFFLGAHLLLNLVLTFVRAERQRRRHHNLVDLLSEPLHGRPGTRVLDHAAPVAYCLPGAMRSITVLSGGLLTLLEPDELRAVIAHEKAHLSQQHHMVLLAFKSWNSALPWFPIANRAEKAVALLVEMLADDQARRAVNDRTLARAIALVGTAGESGGIAASNNANGTTTDTADAEHPFDLVMPRVNRLLAPPAPLPLAARVSVVLVSLSLLAVPTALLLAA; translated from the coding sequence GTGCTGCTTGCCGCCTGGATTCTCGCGCTCCTCGCCGTCGCACTCGCGGCGCCGGTTCCCATTCTGCTCTCGCGCGCCAGCTGGCCATCGCGCTCCCCCGCGCTCGCTTTGGTGCTCTGGCAAGCGATCGCGTTGGCCGGCGGACTGTCGATGATCGGCGCCATGCTCACCTGGGGCCTGATCCCATTCGGGCAGACCTTGACCAGCGCTCTGACGGCGTTGAGCACCAGCATCCTGCAGGAAACGCTCCCACCCGGCGTGAACTTCATCCACGTCTTCGCACTCTGCGGCGCGTTCTTTTTAGGGGCACACCTGCTGCTGAACCTCGTGCTCACCTTCGTGCGTGCGGAACGGCAACGGCGCCGGCACCATAACCTGGTCGATTTGCTCAGCGAGCCGCTCCACGGCCGCCCCGGCACCCGCGTGCTCGACCACGCCGCACCTGTCGCCTACTGCCTGCCCGGTGCGATGCGTTCGATCACGGTGCTCTCCGGCGGGCTCCTGACCCTCCTCGAACCCGACGAGCTGCGTGCCGTCATTGCGCACGAGAAGGCGCATCTCTCGCAACAGCACCACATGGTGCTGCTGGCGTTCAAGTCCTGGAACAGTGCCCTGCCCTGGTTCCCGATCGCGAATCGGGCGGAGAAGGCGGTGGCCCTGCTGGTCGAGATGCTCGCCGACGATCAGGCCCGGCGCGCGGTCAACGATCGCACCCTCGCCCGTGCGATCGCACTCGTGGGCACGGCGGGTGAGTCCGGCGGGATCGCCGCGAGTAACAACGCGAACGGGACGACGACCGACACCGCGGATGCCGAGCATCCGTTCGATCTCGTCATGCCCCGAGTCAATCGTCTCCTGGCCCCACCCGCGCCGCTCCCCCTGGCGGCGCGGGTCAGCGTGGTGCTCGTCTCGCTCTCGCTGCTCGCGGTACCCACCGCCCTGCTGCTGGCAGCCTGA
- a CDS encoding BlaI/MecI/CopY family transcriptional regulator: MARLGELERSMMDVLWDTKMALSANDLREHLIDPAAATKKELATTTVLTVLSRLEAKGFVTRDRARRPHVYHAVTSRAEHTAELMHEVLGSAPDREAALARFIGAVSPAEAETLRELLGGVPART; this comes from the coding sequence ATGGCACGCTTGGGTGAATTGGAACGGTCGATGATGGATGTCCTCTGGGACACCAAGATGGCGCTCTCCGCCAACGATCTGCGCGAGCACCTGATCGACCCGGCCGCGGCGACAAAGAAGGAACTCGCCACGACCACGGTGCTGACCGTGCTGTCACGCCTGGAGGCGAAGGGCTTCGTCACACGCGACCGTGCGCGACGCCCGCACGTGTATCACGCCGTCACCTCGCGGGCCGAGCACACGGCTGAGCTTATGCACGAGGTACTCGGTTCCGCCCCCGACCGCGAGGCCGCTCTGGCCCGGTTCATCGGGGCGGTGAGTCCCGCCGAGGCGGAGACCCTGCGCGAACTTCTCGGCGGCGTGCCGGCGCGCACCTAA